One genomic window of Nicotiana sylvestris chromosome 10, ASM39365v2, whole genome shotgun sequence includes the following:
- the LOC138880022 gene encoding uncharacterized protein, producing MWTLFTDGSLNVKGFGLGIVLKPPTENKIRQTIKNSKLTNKDAENESMIAGLKLAKSLGAEVIEAKCDSQPVVNQFNRTFEVQEDRMQRYLEKLQVSLYRFKEWTLQHVPREQNSEANVLANLGSSIKDDELSAGTVIQLSSLVIKEGHAQINTTCLTWDWRNKYIEYLKNGKLPSDPKELRALRTKAVRFTLAEDGTLYRRTSDGPLAKCLGPGDTNYIL from the coding sequence ATGTGGACCCTCTTCACAGACGGCTCTTTGAACGTGAAGGGGTTCGGACTAGGCATcgttttgaagccacccacagaAAATAAAATTAGACAGactatcaaaaattcaaaattgacTAACAAAGATGCCGAGAATGAgtccatgattgcaggtctcaagCTAGCTAAGAGCTTGGGAGCAGAGGTCATTGAGGCCAAGTGTGACTCCCAACCTGTGGTGAATCAATTCAACAGAACATTCGAGGTTCAGGAAgatcgaatgcagaggtacttagAAAAATTACAAGTGTCTCTATATCGATTTAAAGAATGGACGCTACAACacgtacctcgagaacaaaatagcgAGGCCAATGTCCTTGCAAATTTGGGGTCGTCGATCAAAGATGATGAACTTAGTGCAGGGACTGTCATACAACTTTCAAGTTTAGTAATCAAAGAAGGACATGCCCAAATAAACACCACATgtttaacctgggattggaggaataaatacaTCGAATACCTAAAGAACGGGAAGCTTCCATCGGATCCTAAAGAATTGAGGGCTCTACGCACGAAGGCCGTACGGTTCACATTGGCCGAGGATGGAACACTGTATAGGAGAACGTCCGATGGACCGTTAGCAAAATGTTTGGGACCAGGGGACACAAACTACATTCTATGA